A window from Aminivibrio sp. encodes these proteins:
- a CDS encoding indolepyruvate oxidoreductase subunit beta: MNAKTRNVLLVGVGGQGTILAGRVLAEGLLSFGYDVKMSEIHGMAQRGGSVSTHVRYGTKVYSPVICRGEADVVAAFEKMEALRRLPYLSPGGRLIVNNHEIFPMPVILGEAEYPREIEKTLSAVAPGTFVVEATKTAEDLGNTKVMNMVLLGAVVKSLGLDGMDWSGTFRACVPPRTVEVNERAFAAGMNLLPG; the protein is encoded by the coding sequence ATGAACGCAAAGACCAGGAATGTGCTGCTTGTGGGTGTCGGAGGTCAGGGCACCATCCTCGCGGGCAGGGTGCTGGCGGAGGGGCTCCTTTCCTTCGGCTATGACGTTAAGATGTCGGAGATTCACGGCATGGCCCAGAGGGGCGGAAGCGTGTCAACCCACGTTCGCTACGGAACAAAAGTGTATTCCCCTGTCATATGCAGGGGGGAGGCGGACGTGGTGGCGGCCTTCGAGAAAATGGAGGCTCTCCGCCGGCTTCCGTACCTTTCTCCCGGCGGAAGGCTGATCGTGAACAACCACGAGATCTTCCCCATGCCGGTGATCCTGGGGGAGGCGGAATATCCCCGGGAGATCGAAAAGACCCTTTCGGCCGTCGCTCCCGGAACTTTCGTGGTGGAAGCGACCAAAACGGCGGAGGACTTGGGAAATACGAAAGTGATGAACATGGTCCTCCTCGGTGCGGTGGTGAAGTCCCTGGGGCTGGACGGCATGGACTGGAGCGGGACGTTCCGGGCCTGTGTTCCTCCCCGTACCGTTGAGGTCAATGAAAGGGCCTTCGCCGCGGGAATGAATCTCCTTCCAGGGTAA
- a CDS encoding MFS transporter, which produces MTRTGTQSPDISKNAVLAVAALTAFLPPFMLSSVNIALPSIQQDYGASAVWLSWVATSYLLSSAVFLIPAGKMGDIWGRKRILVIGTGIFIVSTILCPLAPTMPFFILLRAVQGAGGSLMLTMGMAILTSVFPAAERGKALGVNVASIYLGASAGPFFGGLLIGAFGWTSVFFVNALLGAVSIILLKTRVPFEWREGSSKRLDLTGCFVYGTSLVAVMYGASILPSAGGLFLIAVGGGLFAVFIRRMLRSEDPLFEIRLFSGNRVFAFSNVAALINYAATYSVSFLLSLYLQYIKGMSPSEAGVVMVTQPLLQAFLSPYTGKLSDRIEPGLLASGGMLSTALGLTIFAFLGRETPMAFIFTALVLLGLGFAFFSSPNTNAIMGSVPSRFYGAASGSVGTMRVMGQMTSMAVITVVFAALLGSDQITPERYGNFLVVVRISFSISSLLCFLGVFFSWFRGNLHEGQAGKAGQEEGDETLLSSRDVR; this is translated from the coding sequence ATGACCCGTACCGGAACCCAATCTCCCGATATTTCGAAGAACGCCGTCCTGGCGGTTGCGGCGTTGACGGCCTTTCTGCCGCCCTTCATGCTCTCGTCGGTGAACATCGCCCTGCCCTCCATTCAGCAGGACTACGGTGCGAGCGCCGTGTGGCTGAGCTGGGTGGCCACATCCTATCTGCTTTCCTCGGCGGTTTTCCTCATCCCGGCGGGGAAAATGGGGGATATCTGGGGACGAAAGCGCATACTCGTCATCGGCACGGGAATCTTCATTGTCTCAACGATCCTCTGTCCCCTGGCCCCAACCATGCCCTTTTTCATCCTTCTCAGGGCGGTGCAGGGAGCAGGGGGTTCCTTGATGCTGACCATGGGAATGGCCATTCTGACTTCCGTTTTCCCGGCGGCGGAGCGGGGGAAAGCCCTCGGCGTCAACGTAGCGTCAATTTACCTCGGGGCTTCTGCGGGGCCCTTTTTCGGCGGGCTTCTCATCGGGGCCTTCGGGTGGACTTCAGTGTTTTTCGTGAACGCCCTTCTCGGGGCAGTCTCGATTATACTGCTGAAAACACGGGTTCCCTTTGAATGGCGGGAGGGGAGCAGCAAACGGCTCGACCTTACAGGTTGTTTCGTTTACGGGACCTCTCTCGTCGCCGTCATGTACGGGGCCTCCATTCTTCCGTCGGCTGGAGGGCTCTTTCTGATTGCCGTGGGAGGCGGACTGTTCGCAGTCTTTATCCGGAGGATGCTCCGGTCTGAAGATCCCCTGTTCGAGATCCGCCTTTTTTCCGGGAACCGGGTCTTTGCCTTTTCCAACGTGGCTGCGCTGATCAACTATGCCGCCACCTATTCCGTGTCTTTCCTCCTGAGCCTGTACCTCCAGTACATCAAGGGCATGTCTCCGTCCGAAGCTGGGGTAGTCATGGTGACCCAGCCTCTCCTGCAGGCGTTTCTCTCCCCCTATACCGGAAAATTATCGGACAGGATAGAACCGGGACTGCTCGCATCGGGGGGTATGCTGTCCACCGCCCTCGGTCTGACCATTTTTGCCTTTCTCGGCAGGGAAACGCCCATGGCCTTCATTTTCACGGCCCTCGTCCTGCTTGGCCTTGGTTTTGCCTTCTTCTCATCGCCGAACACCAATGCCATCATGGGGTCCGTTCCGTCGAGGTTTTACGGTGCGGCCTCAGGTTCGGTGGGCACCATGAGGGTAATGGGGCAGATGACCAGCATGGCCGTGATCACAGTGGTCTTTGCCGCGCTGCTCGGGAGCGACCAGATCACTCCCGAACGGTACGGCAACTTTCTTGTCGTGGTGAGGATCAGTTTTTCTATTTCTTCACTGTTGTGTTTTCTGGGAGTCTTTTTCTCATGGTTCCGGGGAAATCTCCATGAAGGACAGGCGGGAAAGGCCGGCCAGGAAGAAGGAGATGAAACGCTGCTCAGCTCCCGGGACGTCAGATAA
- a CDS encoding thioredoxin family protein: MIDFSKGYSLEEYFRKGYEEERDRQKRACERTVFSPEFEEAVKGVKQPVNLAAFAEIYCPDTVVTMPFVKRAADLNPLIRLAVFEREPWAKELEAYTGAARIPTLLFFDGDMNLRGKYVELPDGLKDAMRDADPGERSVMTLEYRRGKYNGLIQEQFIAILASFSS, translated from the coding sequence ATGATCGATTTTTCAAAAGGATATTCTCTGGAGGAGTACTTCCGGAAGGGGTACGAGGAAGAGCGGGACCGGCAGAAAAGGGCCTGCGAAAGGACCGTTTTTTCCCCGGAGTTCGAGGAAGCCGTGAAGGGTGTGAAACAGCCCGTCAATCTCGCGGCCTTCGCTGAAATCTACTGTCCGGATACGGTGGTCACCATGCCCTTCGTAAAAAGGGCGGCGGACCTCAACCCGCTCATCCGCCTGGCGGTATTCGAGCGGGAGCCTTGGGCGAAGGAACTTGAGGCTTACACGGGAGCCGCCAGGATTCCCACCCTGCTTTTCTTCGACGGGGACATGAATCTCCGGGGGAAATACGTCGAGCTTCCTGACGGCCTGAAAGACGCGATGCGGGATGCCGATCCGGGAGAACGAAGCGTCATGACCCTGGAATACCGCCGGGGAAAATACAATGGTCTGATCCAGGAGCAATTCATCGCCATTCTGGCTTCCTTTTCTTCATGA
- a CDS encoding chromate transporter, whose amino-acid sequence MSLAGVFLLFLRLGAFTFGGGIVMMGILERELRETGSFAPGEIMDMMIFATAFPGPIAVNLALLAGGKLAGKAGAIVAVTGTVLPPFLTILFLTKVLLLFLSTPLVRAFFLGAACAVAVIIGGVVYDMTKISFSGGWKDMAVFALVSAVLLGFGLHPLIALGAGTALRLALGEGKSE is encoded by the coding sequence ATGTCTCTCGCAGGAGTTTTTTTGCTTTTTCTCCGCCTGGGAGCCTTTACCTTCGGAGGAGGAATCGTAATGATGGGCATCCTTGAGAGAGAGCTCAGGGAGACGGGCAGCTTTGCCCCGGGCGAGATTATGGACATGATGATTTTTGCCACTGCTTTCCCCGGTCCCATCGCAGTTAACCTCGCACTTCTGGCAGGCGGGAAACTGGCCGGAAAGGCCGGGGCGATTGTTGCGGTGACCGGAACGGTCCTTCCGCCTTTCCTCACCATTCTCTTCCTGACCAAAGTCCTTCTTCTCTTTCTGAGCACCCCTCTCGTCCGGGCGTTTTTTCTCGGGGCGGCCTGTGCCGTGGCGGTGATTATCGGGGGAGTGGTCTATGACATGACGAAAATTTCTTTTTCGGGCGGATGGAAAGACATGGCCGTTTTTGCTCTTGTTTCGGCGGTTCTCCTCGGTTTCGGGCTTCATCCGCTCATAGCCCTCGGTGCGGGAACGGCTCTCCGTCTTGCCCTCGGGGAGGGGAAGTCGGAATGA
- a CDS encoding chromate transporter has product MSALSVLFFTFVRIGLGAFGGGLATIPFIHHELVASHPWLTEREFAEVVSLAQMTPGPVAVNAATYVGYRLAGFAGSLAATFAVVAAPLALVAAAAWLLSRASGRTKRGVERVQRALRPAVAAMLFGAFWMVVRPLAGDWRLWPFTLVLLGMSRFSPFRKYPQLLLLAAGMTGMVLL; this is encoded by the coding sequence ATGAGTGCCCTTTCCGTCCTTTTTTTTACCTTCGTCCGCATCGGCCTCGGCGCTTTCGGCGGAGGACTGGCGACCATCCCCTTTATCCATCATGAACTTGTCGCCTCCCACCCATGGCTGACAGAGAGGGAATTTGCAGAGGTGGTCTCACTTGCCCAGATGACTCCCGGACCTGTGGCGGTCAATGCGGCGACGTACGTGGGCTACCGCCTTGCGGGTTTTGCCGGTTCGCTGGCTGCGACGTTTGCCGTGGTGGCCGCACCACTGGCCCTCGTAGCGGCGGCGGCATGGCTTCTTTCCAGGGCGTCCGGCCGGACGAAAAGAGGGGTGGAGCGGGTGCAGAGAGCTCTTCGGCCGGCAGTGGCCGCCATGCTGTTCGGAGCGTTCTGGATGGTGGTCCGTCCTCTGGCGGGAGACTGGAGGCTGTGGCCATTCACCCTTGTTCTTTTGGGGATGTCACGATTTTCCCCTTTCAGGAAATACCCCCAGCTTCTTCTCCTTGCAGCAGGGATGACGGGCATGGTTCTTCTCTAG
- a CDS encoding aldehyde ferredoxin oxidoreductase family protein — protein sequence MEMKVALVHLTSRTMEDLIVPGTVVRKFIGGSGLGTWLLFRYGSPAADPLSPDNPLIFMNGPFQGTGIPTSGRHQVISKSPLTDAFGESDCGGAFGFHLKKAGYDGIVFLGKASSPVYVAVIDGRVEIRNGTSLWGKDTFETEEALLAAEGKPAGVACIGPAGERMVLLANIMHDGRNARAAGRGGMGAVMGSKNLKAVVARGNGRTVMADEKRVREKSAEKAKFYMEKHLAMTRFGTAGGVALAEQNGDLPLKNWSLGSWPEEVKSITGEAMAETILTGNWGCVACPIRCGREVAFDDIHGAGPEYETIGMLGSNCLINDLKAIGRGNDLCNRMGIDTISGGSAVAFSMELYERGIIDEKTVGYPLHWGDGEAMLKLLGDISEKRGFGAVLAEGTRKAAKKIGKGAEKYAIHSKGMDFPAHDPRCYKSLAAGYATSNRGACHLSGFSYSFERSMTYPELGVDTILDRTVDEGKGRINVGFQNLMGVMDSLKMCKFPFAATRIDDLLEWISGVTGWNMDAGELMTAGERIFNLKKLFNLACGLTAGDDTLPERILREPRGSGGSADTLPDLEKQLREYYAERGWTEEGIPLPEKINSLGLEEFFPRKD from the coding sequence ATGGAAATGAAAGTGGCACTCGTGCATCTGACGTCCCGGACTATGGAAGACCTGATCGTTCCGGGAACGGTTGTCCGCAAATTCATCGGCGGCTCAGGCCTCGGAACCTGGCTTCTTTTTCGGTACGGATCTCCGGCGGCGGACCCCCTCTCTCCCGACAATCCTCTCATCTTCATGAACGGTCCCTTCCAGGGAACGGGAATACCCACCTCGGGACGGCATCAGGTGATAAGCAAGTCACCCCTGACGGATGCCTTCGGAGAGTCCGACTGCGGCGGAGCCTTCGGCTTTCACCTGAAAAAGGCAGGGTATGACGGCATCGTGTTTCTCGGAAAGGCTTCTTCTCCCGTCTACGTGGCGGTTATCGACGGCAGGGTGGAGATCCGGAACGGGACCTCCCTCTGGGGAAAGGATACCTTTGAGACGGAAGAAGCTCTTTTAGCCGCCGAAGGAAAGCCCGCCGGCGTTGCCTGCATCGGGCCGGCAGGGGAGCGGATGGTTCTGCTGGCGAATATCATGCACGATGGGCGGAATGCCCGGGCTGCCGGGCGGGGAGGAATGGGAGCCGTCATGGGGTCCAAGAACCTCAAGGCAGTCGTGGCCAGGGGTAACGGCAGGACAGTCATGGCGGACGAGAAAAGGGTCCGGGAAAAATCGGCGGAGAAAGCAAAGTTCTATATGGAAAAACACCTGGCAATGACCCGCTTCGGGACGGCCGGAGGGGTTGCTCTGGCTGAACAGAACGGCGATCTCCCCCTGAAGAACTGGAGCCTGGGAAGCTGGCCCGAGGAAGTGAAGAGCATAACGGGAGAGGCCATGGCCGAAACTATCCTCACGGGAAACTGGGGATGCGTGGCATGTCCCATCCGGTGCGGCAGGGAAGTGGCCTTTGACGACATACACGGAGCCGGTCCCGAGTATGAAACCATAGGCATGCTTGGTAGCAACTGCCTCATCAATGACCTGAAGGCGATCGGCCGCGGCAATGATCTCTGCAACCGCATGGGAATCGACACCATTTCCGGAGGTTCGGCGGTGGCTTTTTCCATGGAGCTCTATGAACGGGGCATCATCGACGAAAAGACGGTGGGGTATCCGTTGCATTGGGGCGATGGAGAGGCCATGCTAAAGCTCCTCGGCGATATTTCCGAGAAAAGGGGATTCGGTGCTGTGCTTGCCGAAGGCACCCGGAAGGCGGCGAAAAAGATAGGCAAAGGAGCGGAAAAGTATGCCATCCACTCCAAGGGCATGGATTTCCCGGCCCATGACCCCAGGTGCTACAAAAGTCTCGCGGCGGGCTACGCCACGTCGAACCGGGGAGCGTGCCATCTTTCAGGCTTCTCCTATTCTTTCGAAAGGAGCATGACCTACCCCGAGCTGGGGGTGGACACCATCCTCGACCGGACGGTGGACGAGGGAAAGGGAAGGATCAACGTGGGTTTCCAGAATCTCATGGGAGTGATGGATTCCCTGAAGATGTGCAAGTTCCCCTTTGCTGCCACGAGAATCGACGACCTTCTCGAGTGGATCAGCGGCGTCACAGGCTGGAACATGGACGCCGGGGAGCTTATGACCGCAGGCGAGAGGATCTTCAACCTCAAGAAACTGTTTAACCTGGCCTGCGGCCTTACCGCCGGGGACGATACTCTCCCCGAAAGAATTCTTCGGGAACCCCGGGGATCGGGAGGTTCCGCCGACACCCTTCCCGACCTCGAGAAACAGCTCCGGGAGTATTACGCAGAGCGGGGGTGGACCGAAGAAGGAATTCCTCTACCGGAAAAAATCAACTCCCTCGGTCTGGAAGAGTTTTTTCCCCGGAAGGACTAG
- a CDS encoding YibE/F family protein yields the protein MKKIASNLAASAALLFLLAWGVAAGTDLFVLSRWNAKDSSVVVIEDLLGRRIDPESGEGGEWESEFVKLRIMYRSGPEAGTREEVEIMQLSDSRLSLLPGKEYLLLADAFDDGTVQYSISDRYRVPAVVGFITFACGILVIVAGRPGFKALVGLFLSLLFLIGWFVPRLASGYPPVPFAVLAVAAVSVVTSFFVVRKRELRPIPIFGAVGGAAGASVTGWFMVSLWQLTGLESDSAALLASTAPDLSLRGLLLAAVMVGSIGAVLDVAVSVTSSMGELYEYDPSIPRKRLWKAGISVGSDVLGSMINTLILAYLGSSLPFVVLIATEGADFIGLLNDPHIAQEVLRSVAGTVGLLLTIPATAAAGVWWISGRWKEPEDSGGA from the coding sequence ATGAAAAAGATCGCTTCAAATCTTGCAGCTTCAGCAGCCCTCCTCTTTCTTCTTGCATGGGGAGTCGCTGCAGGGACGGATTTGTTTGTCCTCTCGCGCTGGAATGCAAAGGATTCTTCGGTGGTGGTCATCGAAGACCTGCTCGGAAGAAGGATTGATCCTGAATCCGGTGAAGGTGGCGAGTGGGAAAGCGAGTTTGTAAAACTCCGGATCATGTACAGGAGCGGTCCAGAGGCTGGCACGCGGGAAGAGGTAGAGATCATGCAGCTTTCCGACAGCAGGCTCTCCCTCCTGCCCGGAAAGGAGTATCTTCTTCTGGCAGACGCTTTCGACGATGGAACGGTTCAGTATTCCATCAGCGACCGCTACCGGGTTCCTGCCGTGGTAGGCTTTATCACCTTCGCTTGCGGCATTCTCGTCATTGTCGCGGGGAGACCGGGGTTCAAGGCCCTCGTGGGACTCTTTCTCTCGCTCCTCTTTCTCATCGGCTGGTTTGTCCCCCGGTTAGCTTCGGGCTATCCTCCAGTTCCCTTCGCCGTTCTGGCGGTTGCTGCCGTTTCGGTGGTGACTTCCTTTTTCGTCGTCAGGAAACGGGAGCTGCGTCCTATTCCGATTTTCGGTGCGGTGGGCGGAGCCGCCGGAGCTTCGGTCACGGGATGGTTTATGGTATCCCTTTGGCAGCTTACGGGGCTGGAAAGCGACAGCGCCGCCCTTCTCGCATCCACGGCCCCGGACCTTTCCCTGAGAGGGCTGCTCCTTGCGGCCGTCATGGTGGGTTCCATAGGGGCCGTGCTGGACGTCGCTGTTTCCGTTACATCTTCCATGGGCGAACTGTACGAGTATGATCCGTCCATTCCAAGAAAAAGGCTGTGGAAAGCAGGGATAAGCGTCGGAAGCGATGTGCTGGGCAGCATGATCAATACGCTCATCCTGGCCTACCTTGGAAGCTCTTTGCCGTTCGTGGTGCTCATCGCCACCGAGGGAGCCGATTTCATCGGGCTCCTCAACGACCCCCACATAGCTCAGGAAGTTCTGAGGAGTGTGGCGGGGACGGTGGGGCTGCTTCTGACCATACCGGCAACAGCTGCGGCCGGGGTGTGGTGGATTTCCGGCCGCTGGAAAGAGCCTGAGGATTCGGGGGGTGCCTAA
- the gap gene encoding type I glyceraldehyde-3-phosphate dehydrogenase has translation MKRIAINGLGRIGRLVLRCYMKAKPKDFEIVALNDLTPPSEMAYLIKYDSIHRKAGFSVEAAEGALILDGKSVPLFSEKDPSKLPWKELNVDIVLECTGFFTKREKAAAHLAAGAKRVIISAPADDADLTVVLGVNEKLYDPSKHAVVSNASCTTNSLAPVTKVLHEAFGIESLMGTTIHAYTSTQVLVDVPRGGGRKGRAAAVSLVPATTGAAKAMVPLFPELKGKMDMISVRVPVADGSLTDVVVHLKKEVTVESVNAALKAAAEGSLKGIVEFCNEEIVSADIIGNSHSGIVDALSTKVIMGHIAKVMIWYDNEYGYSNRMLELAMYMAGRE, from the coding sequence ATGAAAAGAATAGCAATAAACGGTCTGGGGAGAATCGGGCGTCTCGTTCTTCGGTGCTATATGAAGGCCAAACCCAAGGATTTTGAAATTGTCGCGCTGAACGATCTCACCCCCCCTTCGGAGATGGCGTATCTCATCAAGTATGATTCCATTCACCGCAAGGCCGGATTTTCCGTGGAAGCTGCCGAGGGAGCATTGATCCTGGACGGAAAATCCGTTCCCCTTTTCAGCGAAAAGGATCCTTCAAAGCTTCCCTGGAAAGAACTGAATGTGGATATCGTCCTTGAGTGCACCGGCTTCTTTACAAAACGGGAAAAGGCAGCCGCCCACCTCGCTGCGGGAGCAAAACGGGTCATAATCAGTGCTCCGGCGGACGATGCGGATCTGACCGTCGTTCTCGGCGTCAACGAAAAACTCTATGATCCCTCGAAGCATGCGGTGGTCTCCAATGCCTCCTGCACCACGAACTCCCTGGCTCCGGTGACGAAGGTGCTTCATGAAGCTTTCGGGATCGAATCCCTCATGGGAACCACCATTCACGCCTACACATCCACCCAGGTCCTCGTCGACGTTCCAAGGGGAGGCGGCCGGAAAGGCCGTGCGGCCGCAGTTTCTCTCGTTCCGGCCACGACCGGTGCGGCCAAGGCCATGGTTCCCCTGTTCCCGGAACTGAAGGGCAAGATGGACATGATTTCCGTCCGTGTCCCCGTGGCTGACGGTTCCCTTACCGATGTCGTGGTTCACTTGAAGAAGGAAGTCACCGTCGAGTCGGTCAACGCCGCTCTGAAAGCGGCGGCCGAAGGCAGCCTGAAGGGGATCGTTGAATTCTGCAATGAGGAAATCGTCTCCGCCGACATCATCGGCAACTCCCATTCGGGAATCGTCGACGCCCTCTCCACAAAAGTTATCATGGGGCATATCGCGAAGGTGATGATCTGGTACGACAACGAATACGGTTATTCGAACCGGATGCTTGAGCTTGCCATGTACATGGCGGGCCGGGAATAG
- a CDS encoding ABC transporter substrate binding protein produces MTAPFRRGKQLLVIFVLLLQTLVFPAWASENRKVLLLHTLSPADEWTRRATDGILSFFSESDVMAEFFIEYMDMTSTFWSAHLDRLKDLLEAKYSSSPPSVVIATGNEAVTFALVNSQALFGGAPIVYCGLSNKHFFSVFPDNKGTGVYSVPAHALLISEIARLHPGASIAFVSDLTPAGLRDLSQLNSSLVHTEIRPNLIPLSGLSAKQLADSLRELPANTVIMLGSHSSLPDGSPITMQDTLALILENASLPVYTLNEDGVRFGALASVAGKGYEKGRKAGEMAVRILSGEPVQTIPAEKSMAEHLVFDYRKMKLHSIPRSALSDQSVILNDPAELAARYFPLALLYIGLPTLLGGLVFLLKGKIAKRKRTEKNLRDRTKYWEQLFRRSPEGVVVYNEAGEVLETNSVFRATFALSEGDLAGANIATLLPWEKGTLSPGDFFSDGRRESREVQIPDRDGILISATHHSFPLVSGREKIYCSLVQNISQRKELEKQLEERGLFQETLSAILSRFILSPSYHDAMRSSLEDILALSNAKTATLYRLSGRKGTLAAETEVRASEESPSLAGLFPSEQEEDFLWKSLLFREGSFRPATLCLADLPQNEKKNWLPLADRGISSVSVLPLFLRDSFQGFLALADPSPGWRESMAEPVFDILRNALAAAMERYQDEVSLERNHREINERFTGVILALCQVSELRDVSTAGHQKNVSALAEELARRLGLPEETVLGVRYAGLVHDIGKLYIPAEILSKPSKLTPPEYELVKKHPEFGKDILSPLDFPWPLAEIILQHHERIDGGGYPLGKKKDEIRIEARILSVADTFDAMTSERPYRKMHSPSQAAEEIRSLSGKAYDPEIVEALEAILKENPS; encoded by the coding sequence ATGACGGCTCCGTTCCGCCGCGGGAAACAACTTCTTGTCATTTTCGTTCTCCTTCTGCAAACCCTTGTTTTCCCGGCGTGGGCTTCGGAAAACAGGAAGGTGCTTCTGCTTCACACCCTTTCTCCTGCCGACGAATGGACCCGCCGTGCAACGGACGGGATACTGTCTTTCTTCTCCGAATCCGATGTCATGGCCGAGTTTTTTATAGAATACATGGACATGACAAGCACCTTCTGGTCAGCCCACCTGGACCGGCTGAAGGATCTCCTGGAGGCGAAGTACTCCTCCTCCCCTCCTTCGGTGGTAATCGCGACAGGGAACGAGGCCGTCACATTCGCCCTCGTGAATTCACAGGCGCTGTTCGGGGGAGCCCCCATTGTCTACTGCGGCCTTTCCAATAAACATTTTTTTTCGGTGTTCCCGGACAACAAGGGGACAGGAGTCTATTCAGTCCCCGCCCACGCCCTCCTCATCTCTGAAATCGCGAGGCTCCACCCCGGCGCTTCCATCGCCTTTGTTTCGGACCTTACTCCCGCGGGGCTCAGGGATCTTTCACAGCTTAACTCAAGCTTGGTGCATACAGAAATCCGCCCCAACCTGATCCCCCTCTCCGGCTTGTCGGCAAAGCAGCTTGCGGATTCCCTCCGGGAACTGCCGGCCAATACGGTCATCATGCTGGGGTCACATTCCTCCTTGCCCGACGGCAGTCCCATAACCATGCAGGACACCCTCGCACTCATATTGGAGAACGCATCACTGCCAGTGTATACCCTCAACGAGGATGGCGTTCGTTTCGGCGCCCTGGCAAGCGTGGCAGGGAAGGGCTACGAAAAGGGAAGGAAAGCGGGGGAGATGGCGGTGAGGATTCTATCTGGAGAACCAGTCCAAACCATACCGGCCGAAAAATCCATGGCAGAGCACCTGGTTTTTGACTACCGGAAGATGAAACTCCATTCAATTCCAAGAAGCGCCCTTTCAGACCAAAGCGTCATCCTGAACGATCCCGCCGAACTGGCGGCAAGGTACTTTCCGCTTGCCCTCCTCTACATCGGGCTGCCCACCCTTCTCGGAGGCTTGGTGTTTCTTTTGAAGGGAAAGATCGCAAAAAGGAAAAGAACCGAGAAAAACCTGCGGGACAGAACCAAATACTGGGAACAGCTCTTCCGGAGATCCCCGGAGGGCGTTGTGGTCTATAACGAAGCCGGAGAGGTGCTGGAGACAAATTCCGTTTTCCGGGCCACCTTCGCTCTTTCTGAAGGCGACCTTGCGGGGGCGAATATCGCCACCCTACTTCCGTGGGAAAAAGGAACCCTGTCTCCCGGAGACTTTTTCAGCGACGGCAGGAGGGAAAGCAGGGAAGTACAAATTCCGGACAGGGACGGCATCCTTATTTCTGCGACCCATCATTCCTTTCCCCTGGTTTCCGGCAGGGAAAAAATTTACTGCTCCCTCGTCCAGAACATCAGCCAACGAAAGGAATTGGAAAAGCAACTTGAAGAAAGGGGGCTGTTCCAGGAAACCCTTTCCGCCATATTATCCCGTTTTATTCTTTCTCCGAGTTACCATGATGCCATGCGGTCTTCCCTCGAAGACATCCTCGCCCTTTCAAACGCAAAAACGGCTACCCTTTACAGGCTCTCGGGACGAAAGGGCACGCTGGCCGCAGAGACGGAAGTACGGGCTTCTGAAGAGAGCCCGTCCCTGGCGGGGCTGTTTCCATCGGAGCAGGAAGAAGATTTCCTCTGGAAATCCCTTTTGTTCCGGGAAGGATCTTTCAGGCCCGCTACCCTCTGCCTGGCTGACCTTCCCCAGAATGAGAAAAAAAACTGGCTCCCCCTCGCGGACCGCGGAATTTCATCGGTCTCCGTTCTTCCGCTGTTTCTCCGGGATTCCTTCCAGGGATTTCTGGCTCTTGCCGACCCCTCCCCGGGCTGGAGAGAAAGTATGGCCGAACCGGTGTTCGACATTCTTCGAAACGCCCTTGCCGCAGCCATGGAACGCTACCAGGACGAAGTTTCACTGGAAAGAAACCATCGGGAGATCAACGAACGCTTCACCGGCGTCATTCTCGCTCTCTGCCAGGTCAGCGAACTTCGGGACGTATCTACGGCGGGACACCAGAAAAATGTCTCGGCTCTTGCTGAAGAGCTGGCCCGCAGACTCGGACTTCCTGAAGAGACGGTTCTCGGCGTCAGGTATGCCGGACTGGTGCACGATATCGGCAAGCTTTACATTCCGGCGGAGATACTGTCCAAACCATCAAAGCTCACACCGCCTGAATACGAACTCGTAAAAAAACATCCCGAATTCGGGAAGGATATTCTTTCTCCCCTGGATTTTCCCTGGCCCCTTGCGGAAATTATCCTCCAGCATCATGAACGGATCGACGGCGGCGGCTACCCCTTGGGAAAGAAAAAAGATGAAATCCGCATCGAAGCCAGAATTCTTTCGGTGGCGGACACCTTCGATGCCATGACCTCCGAGCGCCCCTACAGAAAGATGCATTCACCCTCCCAGGCCGCGGAAGAAATCAGGAGCCTGTCGGGAAAAGCCTATGACCCGGAAATTGTGGAAGCTCTCGAAGCCATCCTCAAGGAAAACCCTTCGTGA